The nucleotide window AAAATCCAGCATGTCCCGTTCCATGTCGTCCATACCCGGGATCCTGGCGGCCCAATCCGGGTCCACATAAACATGGCAGGTGGAACAGGCGCAGGCCCCACCACAATCGGCCTCGATCCCGGGTAGATTGTGGTCACGCGCACCTTCCATCACGGTCAGGCCGGCGGCCACTTCAACGACATGCTTGGTGCCGTCATGTTCGACATAGGTGATCTGAGCCATCAATGTCAGTCCTTTCTCATTCAGCCGGTATGGCGGTTTCATTGGGATTGTCGGTGAAATAGGCGATGCGTTCGTTCAGCACGCCGGTCTGGTCAAAGCGGATACAGGCGGCACCGCGAAATTCGGTTCCGGTGACGCGCCACCAACACCAAGCAATCGCAGGGGCGACTGCGGGATTCGTATCCACAACCGTCAGATCCGAATACTGCAAGAACGGCACGGGCACCTTGCCGCCCGCCATTTCAGCACCTGCTGCACGGAATTCCTCAAAAAAACGACGAAAACCGTCGCGCCTGATTCGTCCTGTGTCCGGGTCATCGTAGAAGAACGTAGGGGCGGTCGCCGACAGGCTCAGGTCCGCGTCCCCTGTGCGCCAGCCTTCCAGATAGAGGTCAAGCCATTCTCTTTGCTGCATTTTTTAAAACCACCTTAGCGAAATTGCAAAACCGCGGGCTACGCCAAACTGCGCTGGGGCTGCTTAGCTTGAGAGATTCGCAGGCACCTGACCCTTAGCCTACTGGTTCAGCCGAAAACTGACCGAAAATCAAACAATAAATTCATATTAGAGAGGGCTGAATTGCGTATTAGGCAAAATAAAGGTTGCAATATTACTGATTCAGCATACCTTGATTCGTAATTCGCAAGCCACGCTGCCCATCATGCCCCAGATCGGGAGAGCGGCCCCAACAGGAGGGACCTTGTGACCGGAACAGTCAGCAATTCAACTTCTTCGGCAGGAATGCCGAAACCGAATACTCCAGTGCCACGGCAACGGTTCTTCGAATTCAAGAAGGATATCCCCGCCAGCTGGAGCGTGATCCTCGGCATCGCCGTCTGGATTTGTTTCTTTGGCTTTTGGGAATTCGCGGTCTGGCAGCAATGGACCAACGAAATTCTGCTGCCCGGCCCGGTCAAGGTGCTGGACGCACTCTATACCATGTTCGCTGAAAACGGGTTTTTCAACGATGTACTAATCAGCGTCTGGCGCGTCATGTTCAGCTTTGGGCTGGCCTGTGCCGTCGCCATCCCGCTGGGCATCCTGATGGGCACCTTTCGCACAGTCGAAGCCTTCTTCAGCCCCTTTGTGTCCGCTTGGCGCTATCTGCCTGCCCCGTCGTTCATCCCGCTGTTGCTGATGTGGTTCGGTGCCGGCGATACCCAGAAACTGGCGCTGCTGTTTATCGGGGTGATCTGGTTCCTGATCACGCTGATCTCGGATCACGTCAAGGCCGTGCCTGCGGATTTGATCCGGACCTCGGTCACTCTGGGCGGCAGCCGCTGGCAGGTGCTGCGCACCGTGGTGGTGCCCGCCTCGCTGCCCAATATCACGATTGCCATGCGTCAGATGCTGGCGGTCAGCTGGACCTATCTGGTGATTGCCGAAATCACCGCCGCAGATGCGGGTATCGGTGCCGTGATGATGCGCGCCAAACGGTTCCTGCATGTGGACGAAATCATGGCCGGGATCCTGGTGATCGGTGTGCTTGGCCTGTTCTTCGATTTCC belongs to Rhodobacteraceae bacterium M382 and includes:
- a CDS encoding 2Fe-2S iron-sulfur cluster binding domain-containing protein codes for the protein MAQITYVEHDGTKHVVEVAAGLTVMEGARDHNLPGIEADCGGACACSTCHVYVDPDWAARIPGMDDMERDMLDFAWEPDPVRSRLTCQIKVTDDLNGLVVHLPEKQI
- a CDS encoding nuclear transport factor 2 family protein, with product MQQREWLDLYLEGWRTGDADLSLSATAPTFFYDDPDTGRIRRDGFRRFFEEFRAAGAEMAGGKVPVPFLQYSDLTVVDTNPAVAPAIAWCWWRVTGTEFRGAACIRFDQTGVLNERIAYFTDNPNETAIPAE
- a CDS encoding ABC transporter permease, which encodes MPKPNTPVPRQRFFEFKKDIPASWSVILGIAVWICFFGFWEFAVWQQWTNEILLPGPVKVLDALYTMFAENGFFNDVLISVWRVMFSFGLACAVAIPLGILMGTFRTVEAFFSPFVSAWRYLPAPSFIPLLLMWFGAGDTQKLALLFIGVIWFLITLISDHVKAVPADLIRTSVTLGGSRWQVLRTVVVPASLPNITIAMRQMLAVSWTYLVIAEITAADAGIGAVMMRAKRFLHVDEIMAGILVIGVLGLFFDFLLRQVYRFAFPYLEGRS